In a single window of the Deinococcus aetherius genome:
- a CDS encoding PKD domain-containing protein, whose translation MTPRPLCALALTLPLLLAACGGTTPGTSASTSGSNQAPEASILSASGAKLGTAVVVGPSAQFTLNVSDSDGTVSRIEWTVAQGSKVISNGKFSGEEVKARLPLTLPSLTGGTYTLTVKATDDGGASTSAQTNFTVDATAPVLGTVALNGAALAEGASANLVVGATGTLTASATDNVAGVTLNVYRGSTLVGSGTGSVTADVSGGAAGSASYTVVAVDAVGNSTSRTFTVNYQASSKETPAPTPVLLINNTGTQPYSNVLSITASAGVAPGVAVKQLILEVTDANGIVDTTTYTAASENATFNIDTTKFPDGALRLRAIAIDATDQRGTSGVSTVQISNLVAPTLTIVTPANGGDVTGITDVTVQVRRNNTGFSFTTEAGNIALDVIDSRGQLVTTQTGTLSKVNEGLYQAKLSVDFNATQYLNGTYTLRARTDVLLSGESTSRTLTAVNKVSNLSQINVPPAVNIILPAFYGSDTNNPQSSSRPVLTRKSAIAVQVSDSDAIQQVQLQFTCDQATKLSTQTCNTSAYNFNFPIGKAGLFYRVFDTGVLIDGQPFVENGNYVMRVTATDAAGNSNIKEINVLVDRSSAGIANLSPVVTTTYESAASKFTPASAIWQIQGTNVNPTRIISLWYDSNGEGLAREIPTLVGIETDAAPGSVIGDGAAFNKAGSYRHDFLVQDLVTGVVELYPGGLVNVSEK comes from the coding sequence ATGACCCCCCGCCCTCTCTGCGCCCTGGCCCTCACCCTCCCCCTGCTGCTCGCCGCGTGCGGTGGCACGACGCCTGGCACCTCGGCCTCCACCAGCGGCAGCAATCAGGCCCCTGAGGCCAGCATTCTGAGCGCCAGCGGCGCGAAGCTGGGCACGGCGGTCGTGGTCGGCCCCAGCGCACAGTTCACGTTGAACGTCAGCGACTCGGACGGCACCGTCAGCCGGATCGAGTGGACGGTCGCGCAGGGCTCGAAGGTTATTTCCAACGGCAAGTTCAGCGGTGAGGAGGTCAAGGCCCGGCTGCCCCTTACGCTGCCCAGCCTGACGGGAGGAACGTACACCCTCACCGTCAAGGCGACGGACGATGGGGGTGCCAGCACGAGCGCACAGACCAACTTTACGGTAGACGCTACTGCACCCGTCCTGGGCACCGTCGCGCTCAACGGAGCGGCCCTTGCAGAGGGAGCGAGCGCGAATCTAGTGGTCGGCGCGACGGGGACTCTGACGGCCAGCGCGACCGACAACGTCGCGGGCGTGACCCTGAACGTGTACCGGGGCAGCACCCTTGTCGGCTCGGGGACGGGCAGCGTCACGGCGGACGTCAGCGGCGGCGCCGCAGGCAGCGCGTCTTACACGGTGGTCGCGGTCGATGCCGTGGGGAACAGCACCAGCCGCACCTTCACGGTCAACTACCAGGCCAGTTCCAAGGAGACGCCCGCCCCCACCCCGGTCCTGCTGATCAACAACACCGGCACGCAGCCCTACAGCAACGTGCTCAGCATCACCGCCTCGGCGGGAGTGGCGCCTGGGGTCGCCGTGAAGCAGTTGATTCTGGAGGTCACCGACGCGAACGGCATTGTGGACACCACGACCTACACGGCTGCGAGCGAGAACGCCACCTTCAACATCGACACCACGAAGTTCCCGGACGGAGCCTTGAGGCTGCGGGCCATCGCTATCGACGCGACGGACCAGCGCGGCACGAGCGGCGTCAGCACGGTACAGATCAGCAACTTGGTCGCTCCGACCCTTACCATCGTCACTCCCGCCAACGGCGGAGACGTGACAGGGATCACGGACGTGACGGTTCAGGTCCGCCGCAACAACACGGGCTTCAGCTTCACGACAGAGGCGGGCAACATTGCGCTCGACGTTATCGACTCGCGTGGGCAACTCGTGACGACCCAGACCGGAACTTTGAGCAAGGTAAACGAGGGTTTGTACCAGGCGAAGCTGAGTGTGGACTTCAACGCCACCCAGTACCTCAATGGGACCTACACCTTGCGGGCGCGTACAGACGTCCTGCTGAGCGGTGAGAGCACCAGCCGTACTCTCACGGCGGTCAACAAGGTCTCGAACCTCTCCCAGATCAACGTTCCTCCCGCAGTGAACATCATCCTACCCGCGTTCTACGGCAGCGATACCAACAACCCCCAGAGCAGCAGCCGCCCTGTTCTCACCCGCAAGAGCGCCATCGCCGTTCAGGTCAGCGACAGCGACGCAATTCAACAGGTGCAGCTCCAGTTCACCTGCGACCAGGCCACCAAGCTATCTACCCAGACCTGCAACACATCCGCGTACAACTTCAACTTTCCCATCGGAAAGGCCGGGCTCTTCTACCGCGTCTTCGATACGGGCGTGCTCATCGATGGGCAACCGTTCGTCGAGAACGGTAACTACGTGATGCGCGTGACGGCCACCGACGCGGCGGGAAACAGCAACATCAAGGAAATCAACGTGCTCGTGGACCGGAGCAGCGCGGGGATTGCCAATCTGAGTCCCGTGGTCACCACCACCTACGAGAGCGCGGCCAGCAAGTTTACCCCGGCCTCCGCGATCTGGCAGATCCAGGGGACGAACGTGAACCCCACCCGCATCATCTCCCTGTGGTACGACAGCAACGGGGAAGGTCTGGCCCGGGAGATTCCAACCCTCGTCGGAATCGAGACAGACGCGGCTCCAGGCAGCGTCATTGGAGACGGCGCTGCCTTCAACAAGGCGGGCTCCTACCGTCACGACTTCTTGGTGCAAGACCTCGTCACGGGCGTCGTGGAGCTGTACCCCGGCGGGTTGGTGAACGTGAGCGAGAAGTAG
- the cpdB gene encoding 2',3'-cyclic-nucleotide 2'-phosphodiesterase — MTALLLGAAGAQTVDLRILETTDLHTNALGYDYYQDKPTGEFGFEYTATLIKQARDEKRNTLLYDNGDLIQGTPLGDLVARVQPLRPGQLHPMHAAMRVLKYDAGNLGNHEFNYGLPFLQQVLAAAPMPYVSANAYKDDGTGKPGENAFTPYVIQRKVVYDTEGRPYVLNVGVIGLLPPQIVNWDKTNLDGKIVTADIVETARKFVPQMKAQGADIVVAIAHSGISADYQPGQENVAAELTRVDGIDVVLSGHSHQEFPGPVYKSIPGADVTKGTINGKPVVMAGFWGNDLGIVDLKLGYDRKTQKWTIADGTGSLRPIWDKTAKKSLVTPDPRIASAVKQAHEATLAYVRGKVADLAAPINSYWALVQDDPSVQLVSNAQTAYVKAALSNTQYKDLPVLSAAAPFKAGGRGGASYYTDIPAGTLAIKNVADLYVYPNTVQAVLVNGAGVQEWLERAAGQFKQIDPSKTEPQALVDDSFPTYNFDILDGVTYEIDVTQPSRYNSKGELVNEGARRIKNLQYQGKPIDPNAQFVIATNNYRASGGGSFPGLNGKNIILQAPDETRQALISYFQQQKTVNPTADGNWKLTPIPGATLLYVSSPNAQKSLPAGATLLRTREDGFAEYTIKF; from the coding sequence ATGACCGCGCTCCTGCTGGGCGCGGCGGGCGCGCAGACCGTGGACCTGCGCATCCTGGAGACGACCGACCTCCACACCAACGCGCTGGGCTACGACTACTACCAGGACAAGCCCACAGGCGAGTTCGGGTTCGAGTACACGGCCACCCTGATCAAGCAGGCACGGGACGAGAAGCGCAACACCCTGCTCTACGACAACGGCGACCTGATCCAGGGCACGCCGCTGGGCGACCTCGTGGCGCGGGTGCAGCCGCTTAGGCCCGGCCAGCTCCACCCCATGCACGCGGCGATGCGCGTGTTGAAGTACGACGCGGGTAACCTCGGCAACCACGAGTTCAACTACGGCCTGCCCTTCCTCCAGCAGGTGCTCGCCGCCGCGCCGATGCCGTACGTCAGCGCGAACGCCTACAAGGACGACGGCACCGGCAAGCCCGGCGAGAACGCCTTCACCCCCTACGTGATCCAGCGCAAGGTCGTCTACGACACCGAGGGACGCCCTTACGTCCTCAACGTGGGTGTGATCGGCCTGCTGCCCCCGCAGATCGTGAACTGGGACAAGACCAACCTCGACGGCAAGATCGTCACCGCCGACATCGTGGAGACCGCCCGCAAGTTCGTCCCGCAGATGAAGGCGCAGGGGGCCGACATCGTGGTTGCCATCGCCCACAGCGGCATCAGCGCCGACTACCAGCCGGGCCAGGAGAACGTCGCCGCCGAACTCACGAGGGTGGACGGCATCGACGTGGTCCTCAGCGGCCACAGCCACCAGGAGTTCCCCGGGCCGGTGTACAAGAGCATCCCCGGCGCCGATGTCACCAAGGGCACCATCAACGGCAAGCCCGTCGTGATGGCCGGGTTCTGGGGCAACGACCTCGGCATCGTGGACCTGAAGCTGGGCTACGACCGCAAGACCCAGAAGTGGACCATCGCGGACGGTACGGGCAGCCTGCGCCCAATTTGGGACAAGACGGCGAAGAAGAGCCTCGTCACCCCCGACCCTCGCATCGCCAGCGCGGTCAAACAGGCGCACGAGGCCACCCTGGCCTACGTGCGCGGCAAGGTCGCCGACCTCGCGGCCCCCATCAACTCCTACTGGGCGCTCGTGCAGGACGACCCCAGCGTGCAACTCGTGAGCAACGCGCAGACCGCCTACGTGAAGGCCGCGTTGAGCAACACCCAGTACAAGGACCTGCCGGTGCTCTCCGCCGCCGCGCCCTTCAAGGCCGGGGGCCGGGGCGGGGCGAGCTACTACACCGACATCCCCGCCGGGACGCTCGCTATCAAGAACGTCGCCGACCTGTACGTGTACCCCAACACCGTGCAAGCCGTCCTCGTGAACGGCGCGGGCGTGCAGGAGTGGCTGGAGCGCGCCGCCGGGCAGTTCAAGCAGATCGATCCCAGCAAGACCGAGCCGCAGGCCCTGGTGGACGACTCCTTCCCCACCTACAACTTCGACATCCTCGACGGGGTGACGTACGAGATCGACGTGACCCAGCCCTCCCGCTACAACAGCAAGGGCGAGCTGGTGAATGAGGGCGCCCGCCGCATCAAGAACTTGCAATACCAGGGCAAGCCCATCGACCCCAATGCGCAGTTCGTGATCGCCACGAACAACTACCGCGCCTCGGGCGGCGGCTCCTTTCCCGGCTTGAACGGCAAGAACATCATCCTCCAGGCCCCCGACGAGACCCGCCAGGCCCTGATCTCCTACTTCCAGCAGCAGAAGACGGTGAACCCCACCGCCGACGGCAATTGGAAGCTCACCCCGATTCCTGGCGCGACCCTGCTCTACGTGAGCAGCCCGAACGCCCAGAAGTCCCTGCCCGCTGGGGCGACGCTGCTGCGCACGCGCGAGGACGGGTTCGCGGAGTACACGATCAAGTTCTGA
- a CDS encoding lactate 2-monooxygenase, producing MTNIGSGPGRSRQTRVYVRGLGGERPRVPVGPDRLEAAARAKLSAPDFAYLAGGAGTERTMRANLAAFERVQLLPRMLSGTRERDLSVELLGLTFPTPLLLAPVGVLECAHPQADLAVARAAAQEGVPFVFSSQASVPMEACAKAMGDSPRLFQLYWGTDDEVTRSFVRRAEACGARAIVLTLDTTLLGWRPRDLDLGHLPFLRGRGIAQYLSDPLFRSRLDTPLPAPAVQPPRTPALLRAGAELAAKGRAFGLTPTQMRAAAARFTATYTRPDLGWDDVSRLREWTRLPLLLKGILHPEDAREAARRGVDGLIVSNHGGRQIDGEVAALDALPGVVSAAGSLPVLFDSGVRTGSDVAKALALGARAVLLGRPYVYGLAVAGEAGVREVIQNVLAELDLTLGLLGVRAARDLGPGHLVPLASQTQP from the coding sequence ATGACGAACATCGGATCAGGTCCGGGCAGGTCGAGGCAGACGCGGGTCTACGTGCGCGGACTGGGCGGCGAGCGCCCGCGCGTGCCGGTGGGCCCCGACAGGCTCGAAGCGGCGGCCCGCGCGAAACTGAGCGCCCCCGACTTCGCCTACCTCGCGGGCGGGGCGGGCACCGAGCGGACGATGCGGGCGAATCTCGCCGCCTTCGAGCGGGTGCAACTCCTGCCCCGAATGCTGAGCGGCACCCGCGAGCGCGACCTGAGCGTCGAGCTGCTGGGCCTGACCTTTCCCACGCCCCTCCTGCTCGCCCCGGTCGGCGTTCTGGAGTGCGCCCACCCCCAGGCCGACCTCGCCGTGGCCCGTGCCGCCGCCCAGGAGGGCGTGCCCTTCGTCTTCAGCTCCCAGGCGTCGGTCCCGATGGAAGCGTGCGCGAAGGCGATGGGCGACTCGCCCCGCCTCTTCCAGCTCTACTGGGGCACCGACGACGAGGTGACCCGCTCCTTCGTCCGCCGGGCCGAGGCCTGCGGGGCGCGGGCCATCGTGCTCACCCTCGACACCACGCTGCTGGGGTGGCGGCCCCGCGACCTCGACCTGGGGCACCTGCCCTTCCTGCGCGGGCGCGGCATCGCCCAGTACCTCAGCGACCCGTTGTTCCGCTCGCGGCTGGACACACCCCTGCCCGCCCCCGCCGTCCAGCCGCCCCGCACGCCCGCCCTGCTGCGCGCCGGGGCCGAACTCGCCGCCAAGGGCCGCGCCTTCGGTCTCACCCCCACCCAGATGCGCGCCGCCGCCGCCCGCTTCACCGCCACCTACACCCGCCCCGACCTCGGCTGGGACGACGTGAGCCGCCTGCGCGAGTGGACCCGGCTGCCCCTGCTCCTCAAGGGCATCCTCCACCCGGAAGACGCCCGCGAGGCCGCCCGGCGGGGGGTAGACGGCCTCATCGTGAGCAACCACGGTGGGCGCCAGATCGACGGGGAGGTGGCCGCCCTCGACGCCCTGCCCGGCGTGGTCTCGGCGGCGGGGAGCCTGCCCGTCCTCTTCGACAGCGGCGTCCGCACGGGGTCGGACGTGGCGAAAGCACTCGCGCTGGGGGCGCGGGCCGTGCTCCTCGGGCGGCCCTACGTCTACGGCCTCGCGGTGGCGGGGGAGGCGGGGGTGCGGGAAGTTATTCAAAACGTCCTGGCCGAACTCGACCTCACCCTGGGCCTGCTGGGCGTGCGGGCGGCCCGCGATCTTGGACCGGGGCACCTCGTCCCCCTTGCCTCACAGACACAGCCCTGA